The following proteins are co-located in the Candidatus Methanogranum gryphiswaldense genome:
- a CDS encoding cobalamin-dependent protein (Presence of a B(12) (cobalamin)-binding domain implies dependence on cobalamin itself, in one of its several forms, or in some unusual lineages, dependence on a cobalamin-like analog.): MSKEKILADLKTAVETWNIKLVQEATQKAVDEKIPVKEIVEFGLGRGMESIGVRFDRAEIFLPQVVAASKTMEVALKILEPLMTAGTGGLRGTVVMGTVEGDIHEIGKNVCCAMLRGAGFNVIDLGPDVSAQDFLDAAEDNDAKVIGGSALMTTTLEGQRELVLAIKEVDAPYKAIFGGAPCSKQWCDDIGADGYSKTAGEIVDLVKSFM; encoded by the coding sequence ATGTCAAAAGAGAAGATTCTGGCGGACCTTAAAACCGCAGTCGAAACCTGGAACATCAAGCTGGTCCAGGAGGCAACGCAGAAGGCAGTCGATGAGAAGATCCCAGTGAAGGAGATCGTAGAGTTCGGGCTTGGAAGGGGTATGGAAAGCATCGGAGTTAGATTCGATAGAGCTGAGATCTTCCTACCTCAGGTAGTCGCAGCTTCCAAAACAATGGAAGTAGCACTTAAGATCCTTGAACCATTGATGACAGCTGGAACCGGAGGACTTCGCGGTACAGTAGTAATGGGAACCGTCGAGGGAGATATCCACGAGATTGGAAAGAACGTCTGCTGTGCGATGCTTCGCGGTGCAGGATTCAATGTAATCGATCTCGGACCAGACGTGTCTGCACAGGACTTCCTTGATGCTGCAGAAGATAATGATGCAAAGGTCATTGGAGGATCTGCACTTATGACCACAACGCTCGAAGGACAGAGAGAACTCGTCCTTGCAATCAAAGAAGTAGATGCCCCATACAAGGCAATCTTCGGTGGTGCACCTTGCAGCAAGCAGTGGTGCGATGATATCGGAGCAGATGGATATTCAAAGACCGCTGGTGAGATCGTAGATCTTGTCAAGTCTTTCATGTGA
- a CDS encoding trimethylamine methyltransferase family protein, with protein sequence MTSLLPAMAGANTIYGSGMLELGVTFSLEQLVIDNDIIAMERKAMEGVLVTDETLAVPAIKEIGVGNDFIGHISTMNNIELASDPLLFDRYMIGDWKAAGSKAAVDVAHDIVVDVMKHHKVEPIPADKAKAMEAVVKKADTAFLASQ encoded by the coding sequence ATAACATCTCTTCTCCCCGCAATGGCTGGAGCCAACACGATCTACGGATCTGGAATGCTTGAGCTTGGTGTAACGTTCTCGCTTGAACAACTGGTAATAGACAATGACATAATAGCTATGGAGAGGAAAGCAATGGAGGGTGTCCTCGTTACAGATGAGACACTCGCTGTTCCCGCCATAAAGGAGATCGGAGTTGGAAACGACTTCATTGGACATATCTCCACAATGAACAACATTGAGCTCGCATCCGATCCCCTCCTATTCGACAGATATATGATCGGAGATTGGAAAGCCGCAGGCTCCAAGGCCGCTGTTGATGTTGCACATGACATCGTGGTCGATGTAATGAAACACCACAAGGTGGAACCAATACCCGCAGACAAGGCAAAGGCAATGGAAGCTGTCGTCAAGAAAGCTGACACTGCATTCCTTGCTAGCCAGTAA
- the pylB gene encoding methylornithine synthase PylB yields the protein MNVFQLINDAEKGKQLDLNEVIALISASDKEEVDALFSAARRVRDRRFGNKVYIYGFVYFSTYCKNNCAFCYYRSTNELPRYRKTKEEVLELSASLEDAGVNLVDLTMGEDPRMYVNGHENLIDLVQSVRDTVDTGIMISPGAIDKEAFPKLRDAGADWFACYQETYNRDLFQNLRLEQDYQNRIDQRIWAKQAGILTEDGMLVGMGETPRDRAEAILCMGGLGCEQIRAMTFVPQAGTPMQGLVPQDSTEELKAIAVMRLLFQDRLIPASLDVEGIAGLKTRIDAGANVITSIIPPHQELAGVAQPELNIDDGHRSVDYVIEMLENMGRHVASNSEYRSFLTEHESKLRRE from the coding sequence TTGAACGTTTTTCAACTGATCAATGATGCAGAGAAAGGGAAGCAGTTAGATCTTAACGAGGTCATTGCGCTGATCTCAGCATCCGATAAAGAGGAGGTTGATGCCTTATTCTCAGCTGCCAGAAGGGTCAGGGATAGGCGTTTCGGGAACAAGGTTTACATCTACGGATTCGTATACTTTTCTACTTACTGTAAAAATAATTGTGCTTTCTGCTATTACAGGAGTACCAATGAGCTTCCAAGATACAGGAAGACCAAGGAAGAGGTATTGGAATTATCCGCAAGTTTAGAGGATGCCGGTGTCAATCTGGTCGATCTGACGATGGGCGAGGATCCGAGGATGTACGTCAATGGCCACGAGAACCTGATAGATCTTGTCCAGAGCGTAAGGGATACCGTGGATACAGGCATAATGATATCCCCCGGGGCCATCGATAAGGAGGCATTTCCCAAACTGAGAGATGCTGGTGCAGATTGGTTTGCATGCTATCAGGAAACATACAACAGGGATCTGTTCCAAAATCTGAGATTGGAACAGGACTATCAGAACAGGATAGATCAAAGGATCTGGGCAAAACAAGCAGGAATTCTCACCGAGGACGGTATGCTTGTCGGAATGGGCGAGACACCTCGTGATAGAGCGGAAGCGATCCTTTGCATGGGCGGATTGGGTTGTGAGCAGATACGTGCGATGACCTTTGTTCCTCAGGCAGGCACTCCGATGCAGGGGTTGGTCCCTCAGGATTCCACAGAGGAATTGAAGGCTATAGCGGTCATGAGATTGCTCTTCCAGGATCGTTTGATACCGGCCAGTTTGGATGTCGAGGGCATAGCTGGTCTGAAGACAAGGATAGATGCAGGGGCTAACGTGATCACTTCCATCATTCCACCGCACCAGGAATTGGCCGGTGTTGCACAACCAGAACTGAATATCGACGACGGACATCGTTCCGTCGATTATGTCATCGAAATGCTAGAGAACATGGGAAGACATGTTGCCAGTAATTCGGAGTATAGATCGTTCCTTACAGAACACGAATCGAAGCTGAGGAGAGAGTAG
- a CDS encoding trimethylamine methyltransferase family protein — protein MKQIQYPGKNMMQGLKLELFSEEGIEAIDRATRDVLGTYGVQVSDEEGLKLFKEAGCDVDFKTRMVKIPDFLINKALASAPKTFYLYGRDEDHTIEQAWKGRVHYTCFGTGIQVCNYLGNGKYETRDSTSTDLAQVAKLCDWADGISYFSLPVSARDWAGKGAEDVHEMYISLANTVKHFHHIDPVAAHVKYYWEMLKAYYGGDEHLARTRPIMSMLVCPTSPLELSHNAAQVIIQGARYGIPVNVLSMAMAGGSSSVFLAGTLVTHNAEVLAGIVLAQIAKPGASVWYGSSTTTFDLKRGTAPVGSPELGVISAAVAKLGQYYGLPVYVAGM, from the coding sequence ATGAAACAAATACAGTATCCTGGAAAAAACATGATGCAGGGACTAAAACTTGAGTTGTTCTCGGAAGAGGGAATTGAGGCAATCGACCGTGCAACAAGGGATGTTCTCGGCACATACGGTGTCCAGGTTTCCGACGAAGAGGGACTTAAACTCTTCAAAGAAGCCGGTTGCGATGTAGATTTCAAAACGAGGATGGTTAAGATCCCCGATTTCCTGATCAACAAAGCACTCGCATCTGCACCAAAAACGTTCTATCTTTACGGAAGGGACGAAGATCATACCATCGAGCAGGCATGGAAGGGCCGTGTGCACTACACCTGTTTCGGAACAGGTATCCAGGTATGTAACTACCTTGGAAATGGCAAATACGAGACCCGTGACTCTACGAGCACGGACCTCGCACAGGTCGCAAAGCTTTGTGACTGGGCAGACGGAATCAGCTACTTCTCTCTCCCTGTCTCCGCAAGGGACTGGGCAGGAAAAGGAGCAGAGGATGTCCACGAGATGTACATCTCACTCGCAAACACAGTCAAGCACTTCCATCACATCGACCCCGTCGCTGCACATGTGAAGTACTACTGGGAGATGTTGAAGGCCTACTACGGTGGAGACGAACACCTTGCACGCACAAGACCAATAATGTCCATGCTTGTCTGTCCTACCTCACCTTTGGAACTTAGCCACAATGCAGCTCAGGTGATCATACAGGGAGCAAGGTACGGAATTCCAGTCAATGTCCTTTCAATGGCCATGGCCGGCGGATCATCTTCTGTTTTCCTTGCAGGAACACTTGTCACACACAACGCTGAAGTTCTTGCTGGTATCGTACTTGCACAGATCGCAAAGCCCGGAGCATCCGTATGGTACGGATCTTCAACAACGACATTCGACCTTAAGAGAGGAACAGCACCCGTTGGATCACCCGAATTGGGTGTAATCAGCGCGGCTGTTGCGAAACTCGGACAGTACTACGGACTGCCCGTTTACGTTGCCGGTATGTAG
- a CDS encoding methyltransferase cognate corrinoid protein, translated as MSKEAIIKEAKHAVMTYNNKEAVEVAKRAIAGDVDIVEVIQDGFTKGMTEVGVLFEAKKLYLPHVMAAAAAMNAAMDILSPELEKRGKTVKSELGTVVICSIEGDIHSIGKDIVAIMLKVSGFDVQNIGRDIPLDQIVEACKKYQPVAVGTSALMTSTMVGQKTLEEKLKKAGIRNKLLTNVGGAPVTQHWADEIGADLYTENASDATAKFTAAFEKK; from the coding sequence ATGTCAAAAGAAGCAATAATCAAGGAAGCAAAACACGCTGTCATGACCTACAACAATAAAGAGGCGGTCGAGGTAGCGAAGAGGGCCATTGCGGGCGATGTCGACATAGTCGAGGTCATCCAGGATGGATTTACAAAAGGAATGACCGAGGTTGGAGTCCTGTTCGAAGCAAAGAAACTCTACTTGCCTCACGTCATGGCAGCAGCCGCAGCGATGAACGCTGCGATGGACATCCTCTCGCCTGAACTCGAGAAGAGGGGAAAAACAGTCAAATCGGAACTCGGAACTGTCGTCATATGTTCTATCGAGGGAGATATCCACTCCATCGGAAAGGACATTGTCGCCATTATGCTGAAAGTATCCGGATTCGATGTTCAGAACATCGGAAGGGACATCCCCCTCGACCAGATCGTAGAGGCCTGCAAGAAGTACCAGCCAGTCGCTGTTGGTACATCTGCACTCATGACCTCCACAATGGTCGGTCAGAAGACACTCGAGGAGAAACTCAAGAAGGCCGGTATTAGGAACAAGTTGCTCACAAATGTCGGAGGAGCACCTGTTACTCAGCACTGGGCAGACGAGATCGGTGCAGATCTCTACACTGAGAATGCATCCGATGCTACAGCCAAATTCACGGCTGCCTTCGAGAAAAAATAA
- a CDS encoding DMT family transporter: MDVEEIKRNNTKQRVKLGYIMALLCAVFWGAWYIPGNLSFSLTPFTTLLTQLETMYDPNVAGLLLCVLITGINALFVVLALLFWCAGLGKFKEMKRSIVELRCCTKYYFLGAIFGGPMAIMGSYIASYFIGAGFSAVAALCYPVIGVTLSVIWLKQKISKRALSGLFVILIGGIVVYSTSLISDLQSGNANALGYIGGLMAILGWGIEGAVAAKGLDVSEPDVALTLRFVMECIIWWVIAIPILLIAGVPILDGFAGIFEPTTFLVLLMMGITFGFCYVTWYKAFPLIGVGRGQAVGSLYGLMAVIFIFIFCGTFEWVYIVGAIICIAGTFMLFTEKTDEMHSLRGTE; encoded by the coding sequence ATGGATGTTGAGGAAATAAAAAGAAATAACACGAAACAGCGTGTCAAGTTAGGATATATCATGGCACTGCTCTGTGCTGTGTTCTGGGGAGCCTGGTACATACCTGGTAACCTATCCTTCAGCCTGACTCCGTTCACTACACTTCTGACGCAATTAGAAACAATGTACGACCCCAATGTTGCAGGACTCCTTTTGTGTGTCTTGATCACTGGTATCAATGCTTTGTTTGTTGTTCTTGCGCTGTTGTTCTGGTGTGCAGGGCTCGGTAAATTTAAGGAAATGAAGAGATCGATCGTTGAGCTTAGATGTTGTACAAAGTATTACTTCCTGGGAGCCATTTTTGGTGGACCTATGGCAATTATGGGAAGTTATATCGCTTCATATTTCATTGGAGCAGGATTTTCTGCAGTTGCAGCACTTTGTTATCCAGTCATCGGAGTTACACTCTCGGTCATATGGTTGAAGCAGAAGATCTCGAAGCGTGCGTTGTCAGGACTGTTCGTGATCCTTATCGGTGGTATTGTCGTTTACTCTACCAGTTTGATAAGCGATCTTCAGTCCGGTAATGCAAATGCACTCGGTTATATCGGTGGATTGATGGCCATCTTAGGTTGGGGAATTGAGGGAGCAGTTGCTGCCAAGGGACTCGACGTATCTGAGCCAGATGTTGCACTTACGCTGAGATTCGTTATGGAATGTATCATCTGGTGGGTAATTGCGATTCCAATATTGCTCATTGCAGGTGTACCGATACTGGATGGATTTGCAGGAATATTCGAGCCTACAACTTTCCTGGTATTGTTGATGATGGGAATCACTTTTGGTTTCTGTTATGTCACATGGTACAAGGCGTTCCCATTGATAGGGGTCGGAAGAGGACAGGCAGTGGGATCGCTATATGGTCTAATGGCCGTCATATTCATATTCATATTCTGTGGAACGTTTGAATGGGTGTATATAGTAGGTGCCATAATTTGTATCGCTGGTACATTCATGCTGTTCACTGAAAAGACAGATGAAATGCATTCTCTAAGGGGGACTGAATGA